The Thiothrix subterranea genome has a segment encoding these proteins:
- a CDS encoding SDR family oxidoreductase, whose translation MRNVLITGCSSGIGYCVAKGLRERGYQVFASARKLEDVERLEAEGFKTLQLDLADPESVQDAVYELMLRTNSELYAVFHNGAYGQAGALEDLSRGAMEQQFATNVFGWHQLTTMVLPLLRQRNEGRIIYNSSLLGYVALPFRGAYNASKYAIEGMADTLRLELADTDIKVCLIEPGPIESRFRANALQSLKAHVSIDQSVHRAKYQGAIRRLEKEGPVAPFTLPPAAVLAKVIHALESPNPKARYLVTVPAHLFWVLRRILPTRWLDSILLRISSKENQ comes from the coding sequence ATGCGTAATGTATTGATTACCGGGTGTTCTAGCGGCATTGGTTACTGTGTGGCAAAAGGTTTGCGTGAACGGGGTTATCAAGTCTTTGCTTCTGCACGCAAATTGGAAGATGTTGAGCGCTTGGAAGCAGAGGGATTTAAAACCTTGCAACTGGATCTTGCTGACCCTGAAAGCGTGCAGGATGCGGTATATGAGCTCATGTTGCGTACCAACAGCGAATTGTACGCTGTGTTTCATAATGGCGCTTACGGGCAAGCAGGAGCTTTGGAAGACTTATCCCGTGGGGCGATGGAACAACAGTTTGCTACCAATGTTTTCGGTTGGCATCAATTGACGACAATGGTTTTGCCACTGTTACGCCAACGCAATGAAGGCCGGATTATCTACAACAGTTCGTTGTTAGGTTACGTCGCCTTACCGTTTCGCGGCGCATACAATGCGAGTAAATACGCGATAGAAGGTATGGCAGACACCTTGCGCTTGGAACTTGCAGATACCGACATTAAAGTGTGTTTGATTGAACCCGGCCCGATTGAGAGCCGTTTCAGGGCTAATGCTTTGCAGTCGCTGAAAGCGCATGTCAGTATTGATCAAAGCGTGCATCGTGCCAAATATCAAGGCGCAATTCGTCGCTTGGAAAAGGAAGGGCCAGTAGCACCATTTACTTTGCCACCGGCAGCGGTGTTGGCGAAAGTGATTCATGCTTTGGAAAGCCCGAATCCTAAAGCACGTTACCTAGTTACAGTACCGGCGCACCTTTTTTGGGTTTTACGGCGGATACTGCCGACACGTTGGTTAGATAGTATTTTATTACGCATTTCTAGCAAGGAAAATCAATAG
- the aspS gene encoding aspartate--tRNA ligase — protein MRSHYCGQVDEALLDQQVTLCGWVNRRRDHGGVIFIDLRDREGLVQVVFDPDRADVFQTAERARNEYVLQVVGKVRQRPAGTENANLRSGQIEILGLELNVLNAAETPPFQLDEDNVNEETRLTYRYIDLRRPEMQKRMQTRAKVTGFLRRFLEDNGFLDIETPMLTKATPEGARDYLVPSRTHPGSFFALPQSPQLFKQLLMMSGMDRYYQFARCFRDEDLRADRQPEFTQLDIETSFMDDNAIMGLMEEMMRATFKETLGVELPNPLPRMPYSEAMHRFGSDKPDMRIPLEFIEVSDLMESVEFKVFSAPAKDPNSRVVAMRLPKGRDLSRKEIDDYTTFVGRYGAKGLAYIKVNDAAAGRDGLQSPILKFLPDETVTGIMERTGAQTGDLIFFGADKSRVVNDALGALRVKLGHDRGLIEGAWAALWVVDFPMFEWDDKDNRWVALHHPFTAPKGSPEELLANPGEALSIAYDMVLNGTEVGGGSVRIHNIEMQKSVFKLLGISDEEAQEKFGFLLNALRYGCPPHGGLAFGLDRLIMLMTGSQSIRDVMAFPKTQTAACPLTDAPAEVNAKQLRELNIRVQLPQK, from the coding sequence ATGCGTAGCCATTATTGTGGGCAGGTGGATGAAGCCCTGCTAGATCAGCAAGTAACTTTATGTGGATGGGTCAACCGTCGCCGTGATCACGGTGGTGTTATTTTTATCGACTTACGTGACCGTGAAGGCTTGGTGCAAGTTGTATTCGACCCTGACAGAGCCGATGTTTTCCAAACTGCTGAAAGAGCGCGTAATGAATATGTGTTGCAAGTCGTTGGCAAAGTCCGTCAGCGTCCGGCTGGCACTGAAAATGCCAATTTGCGTAGTGGGCAAATTGAGATCCTAGGTCTTGAGCTGAATGTGTTAAATGCGGCTGAAACCCCACCATTCCAGCTCGACGAAGACAATGTTAATGAAGAAACGCGCCTAACTTACCGTTATATCGACCTGCGCCGCCCTGAAATGCAAAAGCGGATGCAGACTCGTGCCAAAGTCACGGGGTTCTTACGGCGCTTCCTCGAAGATAATGGCTTCCTTGACATCGAAACTCCGATGTTGACCAAAGCAACGCCTGAAGGGGCGCGTGATTACCTTGTGCCTAGCCGTACCCATCCGGGTTCATTCTTCGCTCTGCCTCAATCACCGCAATTATTCAAACAGTTGCTGATGATGTCAGGGATGGATCGTTACTACCAGTTTGCGCGTTGTTTCCGTGATGAAGACTTACGCGCTGACCGTCAGCCTGAATTCACTCAGTTGGATATTGAAACATCCTTCATGGATGACAATGCCATCATGGGCTTGATGGAAGAGATGATGCGGGCAACCTTCAAGGAAACCTTGGGTGTAGAGCTACCGAATCCCCTGCCACGTATGCCCTACTCCGAAGCCATGCATCGCTTTGGTTCTGATAAACCGGATATGCGGATTCCACTGGAATTCATTGAAGTCAGTGACTTGATGGAAAGCGTGGAATTCAAAGTCTTCTCCGCCCCAGCAAAAGACCCTAACAGCCGTGTCGTTGCCATGCGTTTACCTAAAGGCAGGGATTTGTCGCGTAAAGAAATTGACGATTACACCACTTTTGTCGGGCGTTACGGCGCAAAAGGCTTGGCGTATATCAAAGTGAATGACGCCGCTGCTGGGCGTGACGGTTTGCAATCGCCTATTCTCAAGTTCCTGCCTGATGAAACCGTTACCGGCATCATGGAACGGACTGGCGCACAAACCGGCGATTTAATCTTCTTTGGTGCTGATAAATCTCGTGTGGTTAACGATGCTTTGGGCGCATTGCGGGTAAAACTGGGGCATGATCGCGGTTTAATTGAAGGCGCTTGGGCGGCGTTGTGGGTTGTCGATTTCCCCATGTTTGAATGGGATGACAAAGACAACCGTTGGGTCGCTTTGCACCACCCATTCACTGCTCCAAAAGGCTCACCGGAAGAATTGCTGGCAAATCCGGGAGAAGCATTGTCTATCGCTTATGACATGGTATTGAATGGTACAGAAGTCGGTGGTGGTTCAGTCCGTATTCATAATATAGAAATGCAAAAGTCTGTATTTAAGTTACTAGGGATTTCTGATGAAGAAGCACAAGAGAAATTTGGTTTCTTATTGAATGCATTGAGATACGGTTGCCCTCCACACGGTGGTTTGGCATTTGGCTTGGATCGTTTGATCATGCTCATGACCGGCAGTCAGTCGATTCGTGATGTCATGGCATTCCCGAAAACACAAACAGCCGCTTGCCCATTGACGGATGCACCGGCTGAAGTCAATGCTAAGCAATTGCGTGAATTGAATATTCGGGTACAATTACCACAAAAATAA
- a CDS encoding phage/plasmid replication protein, II/X family, with the protein MQRFTKKRAGGLTMLIDWLSLKISLEYFDVEQVRHWQAQQDKIVKISRDGVHIWETCAWDSVRSDSHQLAFQITANHIRIQGSPARIIGDGDNVFSAGAAAALDLVGCQSLMVRFIAQHTGVDLPVNPKLWDVTRVDVTENLFLGSLAAVRQALSILRDCEGGRYRVSQQAGDSVYWSHRSRLRSGKAYAKGAELIHKMKQASTQKLTPLAREYSLYEIQMASGLLRLELKLGAQYWRERSSQKWHLTQPDDLKHEWESYFSRMIGGAEIMHDQDIYSRLLKVVDIDDKGKPRESQAKAAFSLWCLIKSEGWEKSKAITTKTTWYRNIKHLRNAGLSDADISKGNIVQLRQKVLQAVPVTSWEQLHNVYQLAA; encoded by the coding sequence ATGCAGAGATTTACCAAAAAAAGGGCAGGGGGTCTAACAATGCTGATTGATTGGCTCTCCCTTAAAATCTCGTTGGAGTATTTCGATGTTGAACAAGTCAGACACTGGCAAGCCCAACAAGACAAAATCGTTAAAATTTCCCGTGACGGCGTACACATCTGGGAAACCTGCGCATGGGATAGCGTCCGTTCTGACTCCCATCAGCTTGCCTTCCAAATCACCGCGAATCACATCCGCATACAGGGTTCTCCCGCTCGTATCATTGGCGACGGTGATAACGTTTTCTCTGCTGGCGCTGCTGCTGCCCTTGATTTGGTGGGTTGCCAGTCTCTTATGGTCAGGTTTATTGCCCAGCATACGGGCGTTGATTTACCAGTAAATCCAAAATTATGGGATGTAACCCGCGTTGACGTCACAGAAAACCTGTTTCTAGGCTCTCTCGCTGCCGTCCGTCAAGCGCTCTCCATCCTTAGAGATTGCGAAGGCGGGCGTTATCGTGTTTCCCAACAAGCGGGCGACTCTGTGTATTGGTCGCACCGTTCGCGCCTACGCTCTGGCAAAGCCTACGCAAAAGGCGCTGAACTCATCCACAAGATGAAACAAGCAAGCACGCAAAAGCTAACCCCATTAGCGCGTGAATACTCACTTTATGAAATTCAGATGGCAAGCGGACTACTCCGCCTTGAACTTAAATTAGGCGCTCAATACTGGCGTGAGCGCTCTAGCCAAAAATGGCATTTAACACAGCCAGATGACCTTAAACACGAATGGGAAAGCTATTTTTCCCGAATGATCGGAGGTGCAGAAATCATGCATGATCAAGACATATATAGCCGCCTTTTAAAAGTCGTCGATATTGACGATAAAGGCAAGCCCCGCGAATCACAAGCGAAAGCCGCTTTTTCTCTGTGGTGTCTCATTAAATCGGAGGGTTGGGAAAAATCCAAAGCGATAACCACTAAAACAACGTGGTATCGAAACATTAAACATTTGCGTAACGCTGGCTTATCCGATGCCGATATATCAAAAGGCAATATCGTACAGCTACGCCAAAAAGTCTTACAAGCCGTCCCCGTTACATCATGGGAACAATTGCATAACGTTTACCAATTAGCAGCATAA
- a CDS encoding FmdB family zinc ribbon protein, giving the protein MPIYAYQCSACGHEMEALQKMSDAPLTDCPVCHASTLAKTVTAAAFRLGGGGWYETDFKSGNKKNLASNDAPSAACGTGACPACK; this is encoded by the coding sequence ATGCCTATTTATGCTTATCAATGCAGTGCTTGTGGCCACGAAATGGAAGCCCTGCAAAAAATGTCAGATGCGCCGCTGACCGACTGCCCTGTTTGCCATGCATCCACACTCGCAAAAACCGTAACGGCGGCAGCTTTTCGGCTTGGCGGCGGTGGTTGGTATGAGACGGACTTTAAAAGCGGTAATAAAAAGAATCTAGCCAGCAACGATGCACCCTCAGCGGCTTGTGGAACAGGCGCTTGCCCTGCCTGTAAATAG
- a CDS encoding site-specific integrase codes for MNNFQAIGLTSSALSENVQRFVVEATSASTRRAYRADVKIFVTWCEESGLVAIPATAITIADFLASQAQTGISPSTLNRRIGAIRYAHEAAGYETPTTNKLVSVTLKGIRRANRVRTRKKAAATVDKLYQMIAHCNTQTLQGKRDKLILILGFAGAFRRSELVALTVADIEEAPDGLKILIQKSKTDQEGEGHTIAILNGRLNVVGVLKDYLKAANLTEGAIFRPITKYGKIRKQTLTDRSVADIVKRYAKAAGLNAEEFSGHSLRSGFITTAAEAGANLFKIMDISRHKSVQTVQGYVRNAELFKNHAGNSFL; via the coding sequence ATGAACAATTTTCAGGCAATAGGTTTAACTTCGAGTGCACTTAGTGAAAACGTTCAACGTTTTGTGGTTGAAGCAACAAGCGCATCGACACGACGCGCTTATCGTGCTGATGTCAAGATATTCGTAACGTGGTGTGAAGAAAGCGGATTAGTAGCGATTCCTGCTACTGCAATAACGATAGCTGACTTTTTAGCAAGTCAAGCGCAAACAGGCATTTCACCATCGACGTTGAACCGTCGTATTGGAGCGATTCGTTATGCACATGAAGCAGCAGGGTACGAAACGCCAACGACGAATAAATTGGTTAGTGTTACTTTAAAAGGTATTCGTCGCGCTAACAGAGTGCGAACACGCAAGAAAGCAGCGGCTACCGTTGATAAACTTTACCAAATGATAGCGCACTGTAATACACAAACCTTACAGGGTAAGCGTGACAAGTTAATTTTGATTTTAGGGTTTGCGGGTGCATTTCGTCGTTCTGAATTGGTAGCGCTAACGGTTGCTGATATTGAAGAAGCACCGGATGGTTTGAAAATTTTGATACAAAAATCAAAAACAGACCAAGAGGGTGAAGGACATACCATTGCCATTTTAAATGGACGGTTGAATGTTGTTGGTGTCCTCAAAGATTATTTAAAAGCAGCAAATCTTACTGAAGGTGCTATTTTTAGACCAATTACCAAATACGGTAAAATTCGCAAACAAACGTTAACTGACCGTTCTGTAGCTGATATTGTAAAACGTTATGCAAAAGCAGCAGGCTTGAATGCAGAGGAGTTTAGTGGACACAGCTTACGGTCAGGATTCATCACCACCGCTGCTGAAGCTGGTGCTAATTTGTTTAAGATAATGGATATATCTCGACACAAATCTGTACAGACTGTACAAGGTTATGTAAGAAACGCTGAACTTTTTAAAAATCACGCTGGCAATAGTTTTTTATGA
- a CDS encoding porin family protein: MKLAYLMCLISFSIAPAVTVAEDIFAPTETTPGQFYAGFSLLKSDAECNYQGVACDSGGYKLATGYKFNDNFAVEGGYYDLFSNDGNSTTTGGKSTVNGSGLALSTVGSYPIDNKKSLSGRVGFMAWDVEANESGIPVAGMNGTDILLGVGGGYKLNDHWQLRGEYEYVGGDLETNVYSVGTTLSTL, from the coding sequence ATGAAACTTGCTTACTTGATGTGTCTGATCAGCTTCAGTATTGCCCCCGCAGTTACTGTTGCTGAAGACATATTTGCGCCTACTGAAACAACACCCGGTCAATTTTATGCGGGTTTTAGCCTGCTTAAATCTGATGCTGAATGCAATTATCAAGGCGTAGCTTGTGACAGTGGCGGCTACAAATTAGCGACTGGCTACAAATTCAATGATAACTTTGCGGTTGAAGGTGGGTACTACGATCTGTTCAGCAATGACGGAAACAGTACCACAACTGGCGGGAAATCAACGGTTAATGGTTCTGGTTTGGCATTATCGACGGTGGGTTCTTACCCCATTGATAATAAGAAGTCACTTTCAGGTCGAGTCGGCTTCATGGCATGGGATGTCGAGGCTAATGAATCAGGTATTCCCGTTGCAGGCATGAATGGTACTGACATATTGCTAGGTGTCGGTGGGGGCTATAAATTGAATGATCATTGGCAATTGCGTGGGGAATATGAATACGTCGGCGGCGATTTAGAAACGAATGTCTACTCGGTAGGAACAACGCTTTCCACATTGTAA
- a CDS encoding helix-turn-helix domain-containing protein, producing the protein MKTIDFLDKAKEKLGISRDSDLAKAINCGTGKIANYRTGSRKPDVETCFRLAEILNVEPQAVISAVRAESEVDPEKQRFWMNYAKRYGVALSPFILAGTITLEIAGLSAPANSDLSIKSGINDKTILCIMRNSVRG; encoded by the coding sequence GTGAAAACAATAGATTTTCTTGATAAAGCCAAGGAAAAACTTGGCATTTCCAGAGATTCCGATCTAGCTAAGGCAATAAATTGCGGAACTGGAAAAATAGCGAACTACAGGACAGGTTCGAGAAAGCCAGACGTGGAAACATGCTTCAGATTAGCGGAAATTCTGAACGTAGAGCCGCAAGCGGTCATATCAGCAGTGAGGGCAGAGAGTGAGGTTGATCCAGAGAAACAACGGTTCTGGATGAATTACGCGAAGCGGTACGGGGTAGCCCTAAGCCCTTTTATCCTAGCCGGAACAATTACACTAGAAATAGCGGGATTATCCGCACCGGCGAATTCTGATTTATCAATAAAATCAGGGATTAATGATAAAACTATATTATGTATTATGCGAAATAGCGTAAGAGGGTAG
- a CDS encoding outer membrane beta-barrel protein: MNKSILIAAAIAAFCSSPVFAGGSLFGGDSSDEDSTGAIYGGASIGQSSDGSCDALKDQVGALLNDVECPTPSAWKVFGGYQIAPNLAVEGAYVDFGEAAADGAIPAVLGLNKIANPASLTSQATGFNVAGVASTPVTEEVSVFGKAGLMMWEKESAATIENFGPSATTITQKTTTDGVDLSLGAGAEYKIDDNWGVRGELEHFNGLNNNLYSVGATFSTF, encoded by the coding sequence ATGAATAAATCCATTCTAATAGCAGCGGCTATCGCTGCTTTTTGCAGTTCTCCTGTGTTTGCTGGCGGTTCCTTGTTCGGTGGCGACTCTTCTGATGAAGATAGTACTGGCGCTATTTATGGTGGTGCGAGTATTGGTCAATCCAGCGATGGTTCCTGCGACGCTCTTAAAGATCAAGTGGGCGCACTGCTAAATGACGTTGAATGCCCTACTCCTAGCGCTTGGAAAGTTTTTGGCGGCTATCAAATTGCCCCCAATTTAGCGGTTGAGGGCGCTTACGTTGATTTCGGCGAAGCTGCTGCTGATGGTGCTATACCTGCTGTTCTGGGTCTCAACAAGATTGCCAATCCCGCTAGTCTTACCTCACAAGCAACAGGCTTCAATGTAGCCGGTGTAGCCAGTACGCCAGTCACGGAGGAGGTTAGCGTGTTCGGTAAAGCCGGTTTAATGATGTGGGAAAAAGAAAGCGCCGCTACTATTGAAAATTTTGGCCCAAGTGCAACCACTATTACTCAAAAAACGACAACTGACGGTGTTGATTTGTCTTTGGGTGCTGGTGCTGAGTATAAAATTGATGACAACTGGGGGGTGCGAGGTGAACTTGAGCATTTCAATGGTTTAAACAACAACCTTTACTCTGTTGGCGCGACCTTCTCGACGTTTTAA